The following coding sequences are from one Culex quinquefasciatus strain JHB chromosome 1, VPISU_Cqui_1.0_pri_paternal, whole genome shotgun sequence window:
- the LOC6034804 gene encoding protein FAM50 homolog yields the protein MAYYKGAASEGGRAMQLMKKREIAQQEIEFRKKKIEEDLKVSNIESKFATHYDAVEQQLKTSTIGLVTLDEMKQKQEDIVREREKKLAQKKEEKDREKLRALEAKQAEKDRQKRQIQALSFNPDDDEGDDDGDNDEEDDEKGDEQEEVLEIKPRKWQTEDTAEPRIKKIRKNPDVDTSFLPDREREEMDNKLREELRQEWATKQATLKDQEIAITFSYWDGSGHRKCVTMKKGNSIYQFLQKCLEMLRKEFSELKTVMADQLMYVKEDLILPHHYTFYDFIVTKARGKSGPLFNFDVKDDIRMISDATVEKEESHAGKVLLRSWYERNKHIFPASRWEPYDPTKVYDKYTIKDKCKK from the exons ATGGCTTACTACAAGGGCGCGGCCAGCGAGGGTGGCCGAGCGATGCAGCTGATGAAGAAGCGAGAAATTGCCCAACAGGAGATCGAGTTCCGGAAGAAGAAAATCGAGGAAGACCTGAAGGTCAGCAACATCGAGAGTAAATTCGCCACCCACTACGATGCCGTGGAGCAGCAGCTTAAAACGTCGACCATTGGGTTGGTCACGCTGGACGAGATGAAGCAAAAGCAGGAGGACATTGTCCGCGAGCGAGAGAAAAAGCTTGCACAAAAGAAGGAGGAAAAGGACCGCGAGAAGCTTCGCGCGCTGGAAGCGAAACAGGCCGAAAAGGATCGCCAGAAGCGGCAGATTCAGGCTTTGTCGTTTAATCCGGATGACGACGAGGGGGATGATGATGGCGACAACGACGAGGAGGATGATGAGAAGGGGGATGAGCAGGAAGAAGTGCTGGAGATTAAGCCAAGAAAGTGGCAGACGGAGGACACGGCAGAGCCGCGGATTAAGAAGATTCGAAAGAATCCCGACGTGGACACGTCATTCTTGCCCGATCGTGAGCGCGAGGAAATGGACAATAAACTGAGGGAGGAATTGCGGCAGGAGTGGGCGACGAAGCAGGCTACACTGAAGGATCAGGAGATTGCAATCACGTTCAGTTACTGGGACGGTTCCGGCCATCGGAAGTGTGTCACGATGAAAAAGGGCAACTCGATCTACCAGTTTTTGCAGAAATGTTTGGAAATGCTGCGGAAGGAGTTTAGCGAGCTGAAAACTGTTATGGCCGATCAGCTGATGTACGTGAAGGAGGATTTGATTTTGCCGCACCATTACACGTTCTACGATTTTATTGTGACGAAGGCGCGCGGTAAAAGTGGGCCGCTGTTTAATTTTGATGT CAAGGATGACATCCGTATGATCAGCGATGCCACCGTCGAGAAGGAGGAATCCCACGCCGGTAAAGTTTTGTTGCGATCCTGGTACGAGCGGAACAAGCACATCTTTCCTGCCTCCCGGTGGGAACCGTATGATCCGACAAAGGTCTACGACAAGTACACCATCAAGGACAAGTGCAAGAAGTAA
- the LOC6034806 gene encoding abscission/NoCut checkpoint regulator, whose amino-acid sequence MACNGCTKKFGLFLKENGCPSCKYSFCSKCLKFRIKLNGKNRDVCLRCFEFSKLDTNPNATKNVTEKNSSILDATSAETVQLPEVIQPVSSSTSQPDADDLIRERLAALKDPPAEEGTASSSPTTNPESSLTDIEKRLAALKGVEYKDYSEANKKFLLQKDNRTQEEQIRDLMKQFAEEQEIHETVSEYRLAAVDDIEKRLAALKGEPGDAPKKPNEIPSDDEEETEEEAARKLAARFLEEAAIDAQNPAKEDGEDEDVLNNLDIPKPLDPAEIEEELPWCTICNEDAVVRCLSCDGDLFCRGCFRECHEDDEDYRAHKTKPYKRKSVLGES is encoded by the exons ATGGCTTGTAACGGGTGTACAAAGAAGTTTGGACTGTTCTTGAAAGAg AACGGTTGTCCCTCTTGCAAATACTCATTCTGCTCCAAGTGCCTAAAATTCCGGATCAAATTAAATGGCAAAAATAGGGACGTTTGTCTGCGCTGTTTCGAGTTTTCAAAACTGGATACCAATCCAAACGCCACCAAGAATGTGACCGAAAA AAATTCATCAATACTGGATGCAACAAGTGCTGAAACTGTCCAGCTGCCGGAAGTGATACAGCCAGTGAGCAGCTCGACTTCGCAGCCGGATGCTGACGATCTTATTCGAGAACGGTTAGCGGCCTTGAAGGATCCCCCAGCCGAGGAGGGAACCGCCAGTTCAAGTCCCACCACCAACCCAGAATCTTCGCTCACGGATATCGAAAAGAGACTTGCCGCTCTGAAAGGCGTTGAGTACAAGGATTATTCCGAAGCGAATAAAAAGTTCCTGCTGCAAAAGGACAATCGCACCCAGGAGGAGCAAATTCGCGATCTGATGAAGCAGTTTGCGGAGGAACAGGAAATACACGAAACGGTCAGCGAGTATCGGCTGGCGGCGGTTGACGACATTGAAAAGCGACTGGCGGCGTTGAAGGGGGAACCGGGCGATGCACCAAAGAAACCGAACGAAATCCCGTCGGACGACGAGGAGGAAACCGAGGAAGAAGCTGCGCGAAAGCTTGCGGCACGGTTCCTCGAGGAGGCCGCAATTGACGCGCAAAATCCGGCCAAGGAAGACGGCGAGGACGAGGACGTTTTGAACAATTTGGACATTCCGAAGCCGTTGGACCCGGCGGAGATCGAGGAGGAGCTGCCGTGGTGTACAATCTGCAACGAGGATGCCGTCGTGCGGTGTCTGAGCTGTGACGGGGATTTGTTCTGCCGCGGGTGCTTCCGCGAATGCCACGAGGACGATGAAGACTATCGTGCGCATAAAACGAAACCGTACAAGAGGAAGTCGGTACTCGGGGAAAGCTAA
- the LOC6034805 gene encoding 26S proteasome non-ATPase regulatory subunit 6: MPIENLEEQGLEKNPNLELSQIKFLLTLPEHNQDKALVDKLLTAIKADNMGPWYEEVCKDLGWTVDQKLLGEMKELNRKKVEELDAVIEDAEKNLGEMEVREANLKKSEYLCRIGDKEGAISAFRKTYDKTVSLGHRLDIVFHNIRIGLFYLDHDLITRNIEKAKTLIEEGGDWDRRNRLKVYQGAYCVAIRDFRSAANFFLDTVSTFTSYELMDYASFVRYTVYVSMISLPRNELRDKVVKGAEIQEVLHQLPDVKEYLFSLYNCHYSDFFKNLALVETVLRKDVLFHPHYRFYVREMRISAYTQLLESYRSLTLQYMADAFGVSVDYVDAELSRFIAAGRLHCKVDRVGGIVETNRPDSKNWQYQATIKQGDILLNRVQKLSRVINI; this comes from the coding sequence ATGCCGATCGAAAACCTGGAAGAGCAGGGTCTGGAGAAGAACCCGAACCTGGAGCTGTCGCAGATCAAATTTTTGCTGACTCTGCCGGAACATAACCAGGACAAAGCGCTGGTGGACAAGCTGCTGACGGCAATCAAGGCGGACAATATGGGCCCGTGGTACGAGGAGGTTTGCAAGGATCTGGGCTGGACGGTGGACCAGAAACTTCTCGGTGAGATGAAGGAGCTCAACCGGAAGAAGGTGGAAGAGTTGGACGCGGTCATTGAGGACGCGGAGAAAAATCTGGGCGAAATGGAAGTGCGGGAggcaaatttgaaaaagtctgaATATCTGTGCCGTATCGGCGACAAAGAGGGAGCCATTTCTGCCTTCCGGAAGACGTACGACAAGACTGTTTCGCTGGGCCACCGGCTGGATATTGTGTTCCACAACATCCGGATTGGGCTGTTCTATCTGGATCATGACCTGATTACGCGCAATATCGAGAAGGCCAAAACATTGATCGAGGAGGGTGGCGACTGGGATCGTCGTAACCGGTTGAAGGTTTACCAGGGCGCGTATTGCGTTGCGATTCGTGACTTTAGATCGGCGGCCAATTTCTTCCTTGACACGGTCAGCACTTTCACCAGCTACGAACTGATGGACTACGCATCCTTTGTGCGTTATACGGTGTACGTGTCGATGATCAGCCTCCCGCGGAACGAGCTGCGTGACAAGGTCGTCAAAGGGGCGGAAATTCAGGAAGTCCTGCACCAGCTGCCCGACGTCAAGGAGTATCTTTTTTCGCTGTACAATTGCCACTATTCGGACTTTTTCAAGAACCTTGCGCTGGTCGAGACTGTACTGCGTAAGGACGTCCTGTTTCATCCGCATTACCGTTTCTACGTGCGCGAGATGAGAATTTCGGCGTACACGCAGCTGCTCGAGTCGTACCGTTCATTGACGCTGCAGTACATGGCCGATGCGTTCGGCGTGAGTGTGGATTACGTCGACGCCGAGCTGTCCAGATTCATTGCAGCGGGCCGTTTGCACTGCAAGGTGGATCGCGTGGGTGGAATCGTTGAGACGAACCGTCCCGATAGCAAGAACTGGCAATATCAGGCCACCATCAAGCAGGGCGACATCCTGCTGAATCGCGTGCAGAAGCTCAGCCGAGTCATCAACATCTAG